The Methanocella arvoryzae MRE50 genome includes a region encoding these proteins:
- the leuS gene encoding leucine--tRNA ligase, with protein sequence MDFKAIEEKWQKRYEDAKAFEPVVEPGRPKYFITFPYPYMNGYFHIGRAFSGIRAEVMARYKLMQGFNVLFPFGFHCTGTPIVAAAERIAEGEKKQMDILRKMGIPEEEIPKFADPVYWTEFFPRETKKDLKRIGAAVDWTRSFITTSLNPPYDHFIQWQMRKLKAGGYIVMGEHPVVWCPRCKSPVGDHGRLEGEGVTPEEIYLIKFKVGDAILPCGTYRPETTFGVTNLWLNPEVTYVRAKVNDEVWIVSEETIGKLENQKFAVTILEKVPGKTLIGQKVLNQVTGTEIPILPATFVDPGVGTGVVMSVPAHAPYDYAALRDIENDPKKFGLDESVISGIKLVNLITIDGYGKFPAKEIVEGMNIKNQDDPKLEEATKEIYKKEFHTGILNENTGKYKGKKVMEAKLELVSDFVHADKAAIFYELPEPVVCRDLTRCVVKIVSDQWFLNYSNPIWKAQAHKALDQMKLYPEKARKQFDYVIDWLKDWACTREYGLGTELPWDKRWVVESLSDSTIYMAFYTISKYIENPEYGIKPEQLTDEFFDYVFLSIGDAESVSKHTGISKDLLNTCKQEFEYWYPFDLRNSGKDLVQNHLAFCIFNHTALFPEKYWPKGMSVNGFLQLDGQKMSTSKGNVHTLRHICDLYGADATRMTLMYGGEGLEDPNWDSEFARNAGPRLTQWYEFAVENYGKGRDDEKYIDRWLESMTIKTLKLTKESMDNMDFRSAIQRGYFDMQRYLKWYIRRSPVPNKRLISWFIEAETKILAPFCPHVCEEIWEKIGGQGFIARAPYPSWDDSVPVDESIEKSEDFIRNVIEDIQEIVEVAQLKEAKEVFIYTADEWKYKALQLASGKNMGDAMKDVMADAEMRKHGKEVSKYVGKVVSERLVYSGVDEKAVLDEAKDFVSREVGMTVTVNPETDPENKRRHAIPGRPALLIK encoded by the coding sequence ATGGATTTCAAGGCTATCGAAGAAAAGTGGCAGAAACGCTACGAGGACGCTAAGGCCTTCGAGCCCGTGGTCGAGCCGGGCCGGCCGAAGTACTTCATCACCTTCCCCTACCCGTACATGAACGGCTACTTCCACATCGGCCGGGCTTTCAGCGGCATCCGGGCCGAGGTCATGGCCAGGTACAAGCTCATGCAGGGCTTCAACGTCCTGTTCCCGTTCGGGTTCCACTGCACCGGCACGCCGATCGTCGCAGCGGCCGAGCGCATCGCCGAGGGCGAGAAGAAGCAGATGGACATCCTCCGCAAGATGGGCATCCCCGAGGAGGAGATCCCGAAGTTCGCCGACCCAGTATACTGGACTGAGTTCTTCCCCAGGGAGACGAAGAAGGACCTGAAGCGCATCGGCGCCGCGGTCGACTGGACCCGGTCGTTCATCACCACCTCATTAAATCCGCCGTACGATCACTTCATCCAGTGGCAGATGCGGAAGCTCAAGGCCGGCGGCTACATCGTCATGGGCGAGCACCCCGTCGTGTGGTGCCCCAGGTGCAAGTCGCCCGTGGGTGATCACGGCAGGCTCGAGGGCGAGGGCGTCACCCCCGAGGAGATCTACCTGATCAAGTTCAAGGTCGGCGACGCAATTCTGCCCTGCGGCACTTACAGGCCTGAGACCACCTTCGGCGTCACCAACCTCTGGCTCAACCCCGAGGTCACCTACGTCAGGGCGAAGGTCAACGACGAGGTCTGGATCGTTTCCGAGGAGACCATCGGCAAGCTGGAGAACCAGAAGTTCGCCGTGACCATCCTGGAGAAGGTCCCCGGCAAGACTTTAATCGGCCAGAAGGTCCTCAACCAGGTCACCGGCACCGAGATACCCATTCTCCCCGCGACGTTCGTCGACCCCGGCGTCGGCACCGGCGTGGTCATGTCCGTGCCTGCCCACGCTCCGTATGACTACGCGGCGCTCAGGGACATCGAGAACGACCCGAAGAAGTTCGGCTTGGACGAGAGCGTCATCAGCGGCATCAAGCTCGTCAACCTCATCACCATCGACGGCTACGGCAAGTTCCCCGCCAAGGAGATCGTCGAGGGCATGAACATCAAGAACCAGGACGATCCCAAGCTGGAAGAAGCGACGAAGGAGATCTATAAGAAGGAGTTCCACACCGGCATCCTGAACGAGAACACGGGCAAGTACAAGGGCAAGAAAGTCATGGAGGCGAAGCTGGAGCTTGTGTCAGACTTCGTCCACGCCGACAAGGCCGCCATCTTCTACGAGCTGCCCGAGCCGGTTGTCTGTCGCGACCTGACCCGGTGCGTGGTCAAGATCGTCTCCGACCAGTGGTTCCTCAACTACAGCAACCCCATCTGGAAGGCACAGGCCCACAAAGCCCTCGACCAGATGAAACTGTACCCGGAGAAAGCCCGGAAACAGTTCGACTACGTGATAGACTGGCTCAAGGACTGGGCGTGCACCAGGGAATACGGCCTCGGCACCGAGCTGCCCTGGGACAAGCGCTGGGTGGTAGAATCCCTGTCCGACTCGACCATCTACATGGCGTTCTACACGATCTCCAAGTACATCGAGAACCCGGAGTACGGCATCAAGCCGGAGCAGCTCACGGACGAGTTCTTCGACTACGTGTTCCTCAGTATCGGCGACGCCGAAAGCGTCTCGAAGCACACCGGCATCAGCAAGGACCTGCTCAACACGTGTAAGCAGGAGTTCGAGTACTGGTATCCCTTCGATTTGAGGAACAGCGGCAAGGACCTCGTGCAGAACCACCTGGCATTCTGCATCTTCAACCACACCGCCCTCTTCCCGGAGAAGTACTGGCCTAAGGGCATGAGCGTCAACGGTTTCCTCCAGCTGGACGGCCAGAAGATGTCCACCAGCAAGGGCAACGTCCACACATTACGCCACATCTGCGACCTGTACGGCGCCGACGCTACCCGGATGACCCTCATGTACGGCGGCGAAGGCCTCGAAGACCCCAACTGGGACAGCGAGTTCGCCCGCAACGCCGGCCCGAGGCTGACCCAGTGGTACGAGTTCGCCGTCGAGAACTACGGCAAAGGCCGGGACGATGAGAAGTACATCGACCGGTGGCTGGAGTCCATGACGATCAAGACCCTCAAGCTGACCAAAGAGTCCATGGACAACATGGACTTCCGCTCGGCAATTCAACGTGGGTATTTTGATATGCAGCGGTATCTCAAATGGTACATCAGAAGGTCGCCCGTGCCCAACAAGCGGCTCATCAGCTGGTTCATCGAGGCGGAGACCAAGATCCTCGCCCCCTTCTGCCCGCACGTCTGCGAGGAGATCTGGGAGAAGATCGGCGGCCAGGGCTTCATCGCCAGGGCTCCTTACCCGTCCTGGGACGACAGCGTGCCCGTGGACGAGTCCATCGAGAAGTCCGAGGACTTCATCCGCAACGTGATCGAGGACATCCAGGAGATCGTCGAAGTGGCCCAGCTCAAGGAGGCCAAAGAGGTGTTCATCTACACCGCCGACGAGTGGAAGTACAAGGCTTTACAGCTGGCCTCCGGCAAGAACATGGGCGACGCCATGAAGGATGTCATGGCGGATGCGGAGATGCGAAAGCATGGCAAGGAAGTCAGCAAGTACGTCGGCAAGGTCGTCAGCGAGCGGCTCGTGTACAGCGGAGTAGACGAAAAGGCCGTCCTCGACGAGGCGAAGGACTTTGTTAGTCGAGAGGTCGGCATGACCGTGACCGTCAACCCGGAGACCGACCCCGAGAACAAGAGGCGGCATGCTATACCCGGCAGGCCGGCCCTGCTGATAAAATAG
- a CDS encoding lipopolysaccharide biosynthesis protein has product MIGSMSTTVKHYFGGLKRSLKDPFFKNSFFIMANKGLGVAAGFFFWAIAARLYSVNDVGNAVVLISAASLILAFSSMGFDISLLRYFHHYDKSKAFNTSMVVMVSTALVLGLLYVATAPYISPDIAGLLDWQYILIFLVFVGTGAAGAVATQTFIAMRDAKYTFIQNLLYLTRLPLLFLLAALGFFGIFSANVLSYIVAFIFVAWILQKVVRFDLRVDPEFIKTSFRTSSRNYVASILYNAAYLSVPLIISAQLGEAQAAIYYIAYTLGNFLLQIPISLSTSFFVEGVYGESLKKNFTRAALTVYSILIPGAIFLFLFGPAIMGFFGPRYLEGLELMKLIVLASFPYTIYSLFIPVLNIRMNVNTIILLNAIIFVVLLGGTLLLIPTYGSSAFGYALIATFIIVDIVILMLARRWKWI; this is encoded by the coding sequence TTGATAGGTAGCATGAGCACCACGGTCAAGCACTACTTCGGCGGGTTAAAACGCAGCCTGAAAGACCCGTTCTTCAAGAACTCTTTCTTCATCATGGCGAACAAAGGCCTGGGCGTTGCCGCCGGCTTCTTCTTCTGGGCGATAGCGGCCAGGCTATACTCAGTAAACGACGTCGGCAACGCCGTAGTCCTGATATCCGCCGCGTCCCTGATCCTCGCCTTCTCCAGCATGGGCTTCGACATATCACTCCTCCGCTACTTCCACCACTACGACAAGAGCAAGGCGTTCAACACCTCGATGGTGGTCATGGTATCCACCGCCTTAGTGCTGGGCCTGCTGTACGTGGCTACCGCACCGTACATATCACCCGACATCGCCGGCCTGCTCGACTGGCAGTACATCCTGATCTTCCTCGTCTTCGTCGGCACAGGCGCCGCAGGAGCCGTCGCCACCCAGACCTTCATAGCGATGAGGGACGCGAAATACACGTTCATCCAGAACCTGCTTTACCTGACGAGGCTACCCCTGCTGTTCCTGCTGGCCGCCCTCGGGTTCTTCGGCATCTTCAGCGCCAACGTGCTCTCCTATATAGTGGCCTTCATCTTCGTGGCCTGGATACTGCAAAAGGTGGTCAGGTTCGACCTGCGGGTAGACCCAGAGTTCATCAAAACCAGCTTCAGGACATCATCGAGGAACTACGTGGCCAGCATCCTCTATAACGCCGCCTACCTGTCAGTGCCCCTCATCATCTCAGCACAGCTGGGCGAAGCGCAGGCAGCCATCTACTACATTGCGTATACCCTGGGCAACTTCCTGCTCCAGATCCCGATCTCCCTGAGCACCTCCTTCTTCGTGGAAGGCGTATACGGGGAGAGCCTGAAGAAGAACTTCACCAGGGCAGCCCTGACCGTGTACTCCATACTCATCCCCGGCGCCATCTTCTTATTCTTATTCGGTCCCGCCATCATGGGCTTCTTCGGGCCCCGGTACCTCGAAGGCCTGGAGCTGATGAAGCTCATCGTCCTCGCCAGCTTCCCTTATACCATATACTCGCTATTCATCCCCGTGCTCAACATCAGGATGAACGTGAATACGATTATTTTGCTCAACGCCATCATCTTCGTAGTCCTGCTGGGCGGGACCCTCCTGCTGATACCCACCTACGGCAGCAGCGCTTTTGGGTACGCCCTGATAGCGACGTTTATTATCGTGGATATCGTAATCCTCATGCTAGCCAGAAGGTGGAAATGGATTTAA
- a CDS encoding ATP-binding protein — MDWRVMLAKGFNTFILLLIVVQFLLLLGIIVLLSYLGSGLFMSIITAVSTITLVVLCLPLSVLQYFSSRDRKLKVLFAGLIMVFLISSLAVIIWYLAEFPGYFWLTDVTKFLTLLTYLPLLVSLLAVSRARDLKIEPYNKAAIVFLSVVSALVVAFYALANAGRAGADTFGIINYTVSILLDIVVLALTSVLILTHLQGKLRYLLSIILITYLLSTVADVAVLIDSLNLYEAFDVGRFVYAIMINFTGLALLAYSLGNIKVITVEEVSRKLNDVTLLMSDLVEQSPLAICICDTTGAILMANDRFLDICGLSRPDAPGGLTVIQALPEAGKVLPPLSRLTTGTGAFTVDGLRIERAGKAPAYFRMKAFPTRGSDGLVASIVIILDDVTERKAFEDQLVIEKKQTELYVDLMGHDVNNMNQIAMGFLEIAEEKLRQEGRLGEDDLYLLSKPIEALAHNSRIIYNIRKLQQEKAGEYRHKPVDVGETLAGVTSRYSGLAGRDVRVSLCIGEDCTVMANELLGEVFDNLVGNAVKHTEGPVCIRVAVDKISGAGGKDYCRVTVEDDGQGITDEMKGKLFDRLSMDNKRARGSGFGLCLSKILVEDFGGRLEVEDRVQGDYTKGAKFVVTLPLITDNPR; from the coding sequence ATGGACTGGAGGGTCATGCTGGCCAAGGGCTTTAATACCTTTATCTTACTGCTGATAGTGGTCCAGTTCCTCCTTTTGCTGGGCATCATCGTCTTGCTCTCCTACCTTGGGTCCGGGCTTTTCATGTCGATCATCACCGCGGTGTCGACCATCACTCTCGTGGTGCTGTGCTTGCCCCTGTCTGTTCTCCAGTACTTCTCGAGCCGGGACCGTAAGCTCAAGGTACTCTTCGCAGGGCTGATCATGGTGTTCCTGATCTCCTCTCTCGCAGTTATCATCTGGTATCTGGCAGAGTTTCCCGGCTACTTCTGGCTGACAGACGTCACCAAGTTCCTCACTCTCCTGACCTATCTGCCTCTGCTAGTCTCCCTGCTGGCGGTTTCCCGGGCCAGGGACCTGAAAATCGAGCCGTATAACAAAGCTGCTATCGTATTTCTCAGCGTCGTCTCCGCGCTGGTCGTGGCCTTTTACGCCCTCGCAAACGCGGGCAGGGCAGGGGCGGACACCTTCGGCATCATAAACTATACCGTGTCGATCCTCCTCGACATCGTCGTGCTGGCCTTGACGTCTGTCCTGATCCTCACCCACCTGCAGGGCAAGCTACGGTACCTGCTATCCATTATTCTCATCACTTACCTTCTCAGCACGGTGGCAGATGTCGCTGTGCTGATCGACAGCCTGAACCTGTACGAGGCTTTCGATGTGGGGCGCTTTGTCTACGCGATCATGATCAACTTTACCGGGCTGGCCTTGCTGGCGTATTCGCTGGGCAACATCAAGGTCATAACCGTGGAGGAGGTATCCAGGAAGCTGAACGATGTCACCCTGCTCATGTCCGACCTCGTGGAGCAGTCGCCGCTGGCCATCTGCATATGCGATACCACGGGCGCTATCCTGATGGCGAACGATCGCTTCCTGGACATCTGCGGCCTGAGCCGGCCCGATGCGCCGGGCGGGCTTACCGTCATTCAGGCGCTACCTGAAGCAGGAAAAGTATTGCCACCTCTATCCCGGCTGACGACCGGTACCGGGGCTTTCACCGTCGACGGATTGCGAATCGAGAGGGCCGGCAAAGCCCCTGCGTACTTCCGCATGAAGGCGTTCCCGACTCGCGGATCAGACGGCCTCGTCGCCAGCATTGTCATCATCCTGGACGACGTCACCGAGCGGAAAGCCTTCGAGGACCAGCTGGTGATAGAAAAAAAGCAGACCGAGCTATACGTCGATTTGATGGGCCACGATGTCAACAACATGAACCAGATTGCGATGGGCTTTCTGGAGATCGCCGAAGAAAAGCTCCGGCAGGAAGGCCGGCTCGGGGAGGATGACCTGTACCTGCTGTCGAAGCCGATCGAAGCACTGGCCCACAATTCCCGCATCATCTACAACATCAGGAAGCTACAGCAGGAGAAGGCCGGGGAGTACCGGCACAAGCCGGTCGACGTAGGCGAGACGCTCGCAGGCGTGACCTCCCGGTACTCCGGCCTCGCAGGAAGAGACGTCCGGGTGAGCCTGTGCATCGGGGAGGACTGCACCGTCATGGCCAACGAACTGCTGGGAGAAGTGTTCGACAACCTCGTCGGCAACGCCGTCAAGCATACAGAAGGGCCTGTCTGCATCAGGGTAGCCGTGGATAAGATCAGCGGCGCAGGGGGCAAGGATTACTGCAGGGTGACCGTGGAAGACGACGGGCAGGGCATCACGGACGAGATGAAGGGCAAGCTGTTCGACAGGCTGTCTATGGACAACAAGAGGGCGAGAGGCAGCGGGTTCGGCCTGTGCCTGTCAAAAATTCTGGTCGAGGACTTCGGCGGCCGGCTGGAGGTCGAGGACAGGGTGCAGGGGGATTATACAAAAGGCGCGAAGTTCGTGGTCACACTGCCCTTGATCACGGATAATCCCCGCTAA
- a CDS encoding PQQ-binding-like beta-propeller repeat protein codes for MKRSSIFTAILIAALVFMAATLAAIMLDNNSEGPVEMWSVKINDTGINSKPYVEDDDTFYFISGKTLHAMGPQGARWNVVLPVYDEAAGKYDNWNMETAVSDNNTIYMSVYPSKGSVRNNWSRGESEIVAVSRSGTILWSRQLNNSQTVKLTLCNERIYAYVNGYSVIAFGKNGRELWRQAGILFKPAFDEGGNMYQLSGSLDMTGVIARSPNGTTAWQRSLADYGVPFRAWRAISYDNGTVYLWTHDSLVAITKDGSLKWVKTSPEGWMSPIYGYLPDAQGRFFVSGGDVNSPIHIITVDGGETILENNTMRINTANIKNGVAYSTDVNDVGDRQVANLYDFQPVKVSAHYSETGEQIWQYTIPAGKVYAIRPDAHEFNIITNSYEPAFSVEANETPADEWYQERGMKPGSQIIKSHAIAWVVPGNNTVYVSYWVSNYEYPFFAGRSNCTYTGGIYALDMADGHLLWSRPTGSLVIDMVERNGTLYYRTADGKLSAIGFGIAAGLAAAAGYLCLHVLSAGTITRARSRIDRNDNRNRLYKLIADRPGSTLHELSRELPMNVGTVRYHLLILSMNHKITEYTDDTKYVRYFTNSNSYSPEEKLIIALLRRESYGRMILVLLNSPGITNMELAAKLGLPESAVSKYLRVLYEKSVVARTTETGQKPTYRISDRFLPIVKACCEKPGIIDQVTDPLSGA; via the coding sequence ATGAAACGGAGCAGCATATTCACGGCGATCCTGATAGCAGCCCTCGTCTTCATGGCGGCGACGCTTGCCGCCATTATGCTGGATAACAATAGTGAAGGACCTGTGGAAATGTGGTCCGTCAAAATCAACGATACTGGCATTAATTCAAAACCATATGTCGAAGATGACGATACGTTCTATTTCATCAGTGGCAAAACACTTCACGCCATGGGCCCTCAAGGCGCCCGCTGGAATGTGGTTCTGCCAGTATATGACGAGGCAGCCGGCAAGTACGACAACTGGAATATGGAAACCGCTGTATCGGATAATAATACGATCTACATGTCAGTTTATCCGTCAAAAGGTAGCGTCCGCAATAATTGGAGCCGGGGAGAGAGTGAAATCGTAGCAGTCTCACGCAGTGGAACCATACTCTGGTCCAGACAGCTGAATAACTCCCAGACCGTAAAGCTGACCCTCTGCAACGAGCGAATTTACGCTTACGTAAACGGCTATTCTGTGATTGCGTTCGGTAAGAATGGTAGAGAGCTATGGCGGCAGGCTGGCATCCTCTTCAAACCTGCCTTCGATGAAGGAGGAAATATGTACCAGCTCTCCGGTTCGCTTGACATGACCGGAGTTATCGCCCGCTCGCCAAACGGAACGACAGCCTGGCAGCGCAGCCTCGCCGACTACGGAGTACCTTTCAGGGCGTGGAGAGCGATCTCCTACGATAACGGGACGGTGTACTTGTGGACGCATGACAGCCTTGTGGCCATCACTAAAGACGGCTCGCTGAAGTGGGTGAAGACCAGCCCGGAAGGATGGATGAGCCCTATATACGGCTACTTACCGGATGCTCAAGGCCGGTTTTTCGTGTCTGGAGGGGACGTCAACTCACCTATCCACATTATTACAGTTGATGGCGGAGAAACGATACTTGAAAACAATACCATGAGAATCAATACCGCCAACATAAAAAACGGCGTAGCATACAGTACAGATGTTAACGACGTAGGGGATAGACAGGTGGCTAACCTGTATGATTTCCAGCCTGTCAAGGTCAGCGCCCACTATTCGGAGACAGGCGAACAGATCTGGCAATACACCATTCCCGCAGGAAAGGTCTACGCAATCAGGCCAGATGCACATGAGTTCAACATAATCACGAACTCCTACGAACCCGCTTTCAGCGTTGAGGCCAACGAAACTCCTGCCGATGAGTGGTATCAGGAACGAGGCATGAAGCCTGGTTCGCAGATTATCAAAAGCCATGCCATCGCCTGGGTGGTACCGGGCAATAACACTGTATACGTTAGCTACTGGGTCTCAAACTACGAGTACCCCTTCTTCGCCGGCCGATCCAACTGCACGTATACAGGAGGAATATATGCGCTGGATATGGCAGATGGTCACCTGCTGTGGAGCCGGCCGACAGGCTCGCTTGTAATAGACATGGTCGAGCGAAATGGCACACTCTACTACAGGACTGCCGATGGCAAGCTGTCTGCCATCGGCTTCGGCATAGCAGCTGGTTTGGCTGCGGCGGCCGGCTACCTTTGCCTGCACGTTCTATCCGCGGGCACTATTACCCGCGCTCGCTCCAGGATCGACAGAAACGATAACAGGAACAGGTTATACAAGCTTATTGCAGATCGGCCGGGGTCCACCCTGCACGAGCTATCCAGGGAACTGCCGATGAACGTCGGTACCGTGAGGTATCACTTGCTGATCCTGTCGATGAACCACAAGATCACGGAGTACACCGACGACACTAAATACGTCAGGTATTTCACCAATTCCAACAGCTACTCGCCAGAGGAAAAGCTAATCATAGCCCTGCTGCGCAGGGAATCATACGGTCGGATGATACTTGTCCTTCTGAACAGCCCGGGCATCACAAACATGGAGCTCGCGGCGAAGCTGGGCCTGCCCGAGAGTGCGGTGAGCAAATACTTGCGTGTGCTATATGAGAAAAGTGTCGTCGCAAGGACGACAGAGACAGGACAGAAGCCGACATACAGGATCAGCGATCGATTCTTGCCGATAGTAAAGGCCTGCTGTGAGAAACCGGGGATTATAGATCAAGTAACCGATCCGCTAAGCGGAGCCTAG
- a CDS encoding SGNH/GDSL hydrolase family protein: protein MSEIIGERGIIFLIKYTLAIYVDMVVRELYQVYSYLYAWVFNKPLIYVIGDSHSWAFKKQRSFIINNIGPATAYNLCNQDSTIQSYRKLLQAVGKIDRRKDYVILTFGEIDCRVHFYNQYMKNGGKISLDSLMDMTIENYGKVLFELREKGINFLVYGVVPAARDVVRYPPYSTKKIREELVNSFKSSYRYQASPEMRSYINRRFNEKLKAFCKANQIKYLDIYSVVADKQGFVKDEFVADEIHVNGKIMPYVKAMLKEEMGLET, encoded by the coding sequence GTGTCGGAAATTATCGGTGAGCGTGGCATCATTTTCCTGATCAAGTACACGCTTGCCATATATGTGGATATGGTGGTGAGGGAACTGTACCAGGTTTACTCGTACTTGTATGCCTGGGTGTTCAACAAGCCTCTTATCTACGTTATCGGGGACAGCCACTCGTGGGCGTTTAAGAAGCAGAGGTCCTTCATCATCAATAACATCGGGCCGGCTACCGCTTACAATCTGTGCAATCAGGACAGCACCATCCAGTCGTACCGGAAACTGCTTCAGGCTGTAGGGAAGATCGACCGGCGCAAGGACTACGTCATCCTCACATTCGGGGAGATCGACTGCCGGGTGCACTTCTATAACCAGTACATGAAAAACGGCGGAAAAATTTCCCTTGACAGCCTCATGGACATGACGATCGAGAACTACGGCAAGGTCCTTTTCGAGTTGCGGGAAAAGGGCATCAACTTCCTGGTGTACGGGGTAGTCCCGGCGGCGAGGGACGTGGTCCGCTACCCTCCCTACTCCACCAAGAAGATCCGGGAAGAGCTGGTCAACAGCTTTAAAAGCAGCTATCGTTACCAGGCTTCTCCAGAAATGCGCAGCTATATCAACCGCCGGTTCAACGAAAAGCTGAAAGCCTTCTGCAAGGCGAACCAGATCAAGTATCTCGACATATATTCGGTCGTGGCCGATAAGCAGGGTTTTGTAAAGGATGAGTTCGTGGCCGACGAGATCCACGTCAACGGGAAGATCATGCCATACGTCAAAGCGATGCTCAAAGAAGAGATGGGGCTCGAGACCTGA
- a CDS encoding 4-phosphopantoate--beta-alanine ligase, producing the protein MTDIPRDHPRYQSLVTREMLVKGVRDGITSMQGLIAHGRGEAFDYLLGEKTTAPALGAEKAAVAMLLLARNPVVSVNGNAAALAAPEMVALAKEVNAGVEVNLFHRTEERVGKIAGLLRSNGCEPLGVHPDRLIPGLSHDRAKASSEGIFTADVVLVPLEDGDRCEALVKMGKKVIVVDLNPLSRSARTATVTIVDNIVRALPNMVKLAEEMKSLPRPELEKIAGGFSNETALSAALDAMMETVQSSKQH; encoded by the coding sequence ATGACCGACATTCCACGAGATCATCCGCGGTACCAGTCCCTGGTGACCAGGGAGATGCTGGTGAAGGGCGTGCGGGACGGCATCACGAGTATGCAGGGGCTCATCGCCCATGGCAGGGGCGAAGCTTTCGACTACCTGCTCGGCGAAAAAACGACAGCCCCGGCGCTCGGCGCTGAGAAGGCTGCCGTGGCGATGCTGTTGCTCGCCCGGAACCCGGTCGTCTCGGTGAACGGCAACGCCGCGGCCCTGGCGGCGCCGGAGATGGTGGCGCTGGCGAAAGAGGTGAACGCAGGCGTGGAGGTCAACCTGTTCCACCGGACCGAGGAGAGGGTGGGCAAGATCGCCGGCCTGCTCAGGTCTAACGGCTGTGAGCCCCTCGGAGTGCACCCTGACCGGCTTATTCCGGGCCTGTCTCACGACCGGGCGAAAGCTTCTTCGGAAGGCATCTTCACGGCGGACGTGGTGCTCGTGCCGCTGGAAGACGGTGACCGGTGCGAGGCGCTGGTGAAGATGGGCAAAAAGGTCATCGTCGTTGACCTGAACCCGCTGTCCAGATCTGCCAGAACTGCGACGGTCACCATAGTCGACAACATCGTCAGGGCGCTGCCGAACATGGTGAAGCTGGCTGAAGAGATGAAGAGCCTGCCCCGGCCCGAGCTGGAAAAGATCGCCGGGGGATTCAGCAACGAGACGGCGCTCTCCGCGGCCCTCGATGCCATGATGGAGACCGTGCAGAGCTCCAAACAGCACTAA
- a CDS encoding class I SAM-dependent methyltransferase → MSDFSPDTPELAEAYDRTSDGQLEKGGVLISRMGIGAGDRVLDVGCGTGRLALRVSELVGPSGCVVGVDPSEPRIALVRRKLASCEHSSVRFVVGRAEDLSFLPGQAFDHVYYSSVFHWISDKKAALREAFRVLAPGGRIGITTADAGDLRNVPAVMDRLMLQPPYAGRVDASLAARRPVSRKELEAMLAEAGFGSIDVTLHELNRVRSSPEAALEQAEADSAGTLLAHVPVNLRALARQDILRELEAFRTPAGIVLSTSSLVAVAIKPR, encoded by the coding sequence ATGAGTGACTTTAGCCCTGATACTCCGGAACTCGCAGAGGCATACGACAGGACTAGCGACGGCCAGCTCGAGAAGGGCGGCGTGCTGATCTCCCGCATGGGCATCGGGGCCGGGGATCGAGTTCTTGATGTGGGGTGCGGGACTGGCAGGCTGGCCTTGCGAGTTTCTGAGCTTGTGGGGCCTTCGGGGTGCGTGGTGGGCGTCGACCCCTCGGAGCCTCGCATCGCGCTGGTCCGGCGCAAGCTGGCCTCGTGTGAACATTCCAGCGTCCGGTTCGTCGTCGGCAGGGCCGAAGACTTGAGCTTCCTGCCAGGCCAGGCGTTCGATCACGTCTACTATTCCTCTGTGTTTCACTGGATCAGCGATAAAAAGGCCGCACTGCGAGAGGCTTTCAGGGTTCTGGCGCCGGGCGGGCGGATCGGCATCACTACGGCCGACGCTGGCGATCTCAGGAACGTACCGGCAGTCATGGACCGGCTTATGCTTCAGCCGCCCTATGCGGGGAGAGTGGATGCTTCTCTGGCTGCCAGGCGGCCAGTGAGCCGGAAAGAGCTGGAGGCCATGCTGGCAGAGGCTGGTTTCGGGAGCATTGATGTGACTCTCCACGAGCTAAACCGGGTCCGCAGCTCTCCTGAGGCTGCACTGGAGCAGGCGGAGGCAGACTCTGCGGGCACTCTGCTGGCTCACGTGCCCGTAAATCTGCGAGCCCTGGCCAGGCAGGATATCCTCCGGGAACTGGAAGCTTTCAGGACCCCTGCCGGCATCGTGCTGTCGACGAGCAGCCTCGTCGCCGTAGCGATCAAACCTCGCTGA
- a CDS encoding DUF883 C-terminal domain-containing protein encodes MAEDVEQMIGTTTSTPHARTQAALKAERLVDTTVSRADEMKLHTAEALAEAARKLREADLGSKGQEVKAIIDDIEARTAELKAEVDKKVEPVETFIVEHPFASVMIAVGIGFMVGSLMTRRD; translated from the coding sequence ATGGCGGAAGATGTAGAACAAATGATCGGTACCACCACGTCTACCCCGCATGCCAGAACACAGGCTGCGTTAAAGGCAGAGCGTTTAGTCGATACCACAGTATCCAGGGCTGACGAGATGAAATTGCATACAGCCGAGGCTCTTGCGGAAGCTGCCAGAAAGCTCAGGGAAGCAGACCTCGGATCCAAGGGCCAGGAAGTCAAGGCCATCATAGACGACATCGAGGCCCGCACCGCGGAGCTCAAGGCAGAGGTAGACAAGAAAGTGGAGCCGGTAGAGACGTTCATCGTCGAGCACCCGTTTGCTTCGGTCATGATCGCCGTGGGCATAGGCTTCATGGTAGGCTCGCTGATGACGAGGCGCGACTAA